A single window of Nicotiana tomentosiformis chromosome 1, ASM39032v3, whole genome shotgun sequence DNA harbors:
- the LOC104087533 gene encoding cytokinin dehydrogenase 6-like, translating into MTCQSFVFTRKKNVLFLRSFTILVLSWVIIKPNFCFSSVLSSLKALHLEGHITFENNEFAARDFGNQIHVHPLAVVHPKSVADISEIIKHVWQMGPSSELTVAARGHGHSLQGQAQARRGVIINMESFQGQGMQVHRGQFPYVDVSAGELWINILHETLKYGLAPKSWTDYLHLTVGGTLSNAGISGQAFRHGPQISNVHQLEVVTGKGEVLICSKEQNADLFHAVLGGLGQFGIITRARISLERAPKMVKWIRVLYSDFSTFARDQEHLISAAKTFDYIEGLVIKNKTGLMNNWRTSFDPQDPVQASHFVSDGRTLYCLELTRNLYPEKSDTVNQEIKDLLSQLSYIPSTLFMSEVPYIEFLDRVHASELKLRSKGLWDLPHPWLNLLVPKSKIQHFAKEVFGNILRDTNNGPVLVYPIHKSKLDNRTSFVSPNNDIIYLVAFLSHANPSSNGTDSLEYVLTQNKRILDFCDVAHLGVKQYLPHYTTQEQWRTHFGPKWEVFIQRKSAYDPLAMLAPGQRIFQKAVSVS; encoded by the exons ATGACGTGCCAAAGCTTTGTTTTCACCAGAAAAAAGAACGTTCTGTTCCTAAGAAGCTTCACAATTTTAGTGCTAAGCTGggtaattatcaaaccaaatttTTGTTTTTCCAGTGTCCTGTCCTCATTGAAAGCCCTTCATTTAGAAGGCCATATTACTTTCGAAAACAATGAGTTTGCAGCCCGAGATTTCGGCAATCAAATTCATGTCCACCCTTTAGCAGTAGTCCATCCGAAATCCGTTGCTGATATTTCAGAAATAATAAAACATGTTTGGCAAATGGGTCCGAGTTCTGAATTGACCGTGGCAGCACGAGGCCACGGTCATTCGCTTCAGGGCCAGGCACAAGCGCGACGAGGAGTTATAATCAATATGGAGTCATTCCAGGGTCAAGGAATGCAGGTCCACAGGGGCCAATTCCCTTATGTAGATGTCTCAGCTGGTGAATTGTGGATTAATATATTGCATGAAACCTTGAAATATGGATTAGCACCAAAATCTTGGACTGATTACCTCCATCTTACTGTTGGAGGTACACTGTCTAATGCTGGCATCAGTGGGCAAGCATTTCGACACGGCCCTCAGATCAGTAATGTCCATCAGCTGGAGGTTGTTACAG GAAAAGGAGAAGTCTTAATTTGTTCGAAGGAACAGAATGCAGACCTATTCCATGCTGTTTTGGGAGGACTTGGACAGTTTGGCATAATAACTAGAGCAAGAATCTCTCTGGAACGAGCCCCAAAAATG GTGAAATGGATAAGAGTGTTGTACTCTGATTTCTCCACATTTGCTAGAGACCAAGAGCATTTGATATCTGCTGCAAAAACATTTGATTACATAGAAGGGCTGGTGATAAAGAACAAAACAGGTCTAATGAATAACTGGAGAACATCTTTTGACCCTCAAGATCCTGTTCAAGCTAGCCATTTTGTATCAGATGGAAGAACACTCTATTGCCTTGAACTTACCAGAAATTTATACCCCGAAAAATCGGATACAGTAAACCAG GAAATTAAAGACTTATTATCGCAACTAAGTTATATCCCATCAACACTATTTATGTCAGAAGTTCCATACATAGAATTTTTGGACAGAGTTCATGCATCAGAGCTAAAACTTCGATCGAAAGGACTATGGGATCTCCCACACCCATGGCTCAATCTTCTAGTTCCCAAAAGCAAAATACAACACTTTGCTAAGGAAGTTTTTGGCAACATCCTAAGAGATACTAACAATGGCCCTGTTCTTGTCTACCCCATTCATAAATCAAA GTTGGATAACAGAACCTCATTTGTTTCTCCAAACAATGATATTATCTACCTAGTGGCATTTTTATCCCATGCAAATCCTTCATCCAATGGAACTGACAGTTTAGAATATGTCTTAACTCAGAACAAAAGAATATTAGACTTCTGTGATGTGGCACACCTAGGAGTCAAGCAATATTTGCCTCATTACACAACACAAGAACAGTGGAGGACCCACTTTGGTCCAAAATGGGAAGTATTTATACAGAGGAAATCTGCTTATGACCCTTTAGCTATGCTTGCTCCTGGTCAGAGAATTTTCCAAAAGGCAGTATCAGTTTCATAA